Proteins encoded together in one Deinococcus detaillensis window:
- a CDS encoding type II toxin-antitoxin system RelE family toxin, with protein sequence MPPKKKSTKPTSTLPEVEAVTIYRLIFTASARGDVGEISDVSTRAAVLKRVAGLNTEPTRQGKALGDDLKGLRSVRAAGQRYRVLYRVFEEAGRVVIVVVGIRQEGSKKDVYKVASKRLGT encoded by the coding sequence ATGCCCCCAAAGAAGAAGTCAACAAAGCCGACCAGTACGTTGCCAGAAGTGGAAGCGGTCACGATTTACCGACTGATTTTCACAGCTTCAGCTCGTGGCGACGTGGGAGAGATCAGCGACGTAAGCACGCGGGCCGCCGTCTTGAAGCGTGTGGCCGGGCTGAACACCGAGCCGACCAGACAGGGCAAAGCTCTAGGGGATGACCTTAAAGGCCTCCGAAGTGTGCGAGCTGCTGGCCAGCGCTACCGCGTGCTGTACCGCGTCTTTGAAGAGGCGGGCCGCGTGGTGATCGTAGTGGTGGGCATCCGGCAGGAAGGCAGCAAAAAAGACGTGTACAAGGTGGCCAGCAAGCGGCTGGGTACATAA
- a CDS encoding helix-turn-helix domain-containing protein, which yields MTPARHEPHALLTIAEVAQLLHLSDDTVRRQIKEGDLPAIRLGTTPKGRARYRVAQDVVARLLAGHAQPPVPAPLLASERLQAVFAELSDEQQEALVAQAIEWARRDQLAPFSVNRSPEPSRAEIERRFASSKVLAAERNGG from the coding sequence ATGACTCCAGCACGTCACGAACCCCACGCCCTGCTGACCATCGCCGAGGTCGCTCAGCTTCTCCACTTGAGCGACGACACGGTACGTCGCCAGATCAAAGAGGGTGATCTTCCGGCGATCCGTTTAGGCACCACACCCAAAGGCCGCGCACGTTACCGGGTCGCTCAGGACGTGGTGGCGCGGTTGCTGGCCGGTCACGCGCAGCCGCCTGTGCCAGCGCCCCTCCTCGCTTCTGAGCGTCTGCAAGCGGTCTTCGCCGAACTCAGTGATGAGCAGCAGGAGGCGCTGGTTGCTCAGGCCATTGAGTGGGCGCGGCGAGATCAGCTTGCTCCTTTTTCGGTAAACCGTTCACCGGAACCCAGCCGCGCTGAAATTGAACGCCGCTTCGCATCTTCTAAAGTGCTGGCGGCTGAGCGAAACGGTGGCTGA
- a CDS encoding type II toxin-antitoxin system prevent-host-death family antitoxin, whose protein sequence is MTRMSAREFNQQVSRARQAALEDPVFITERGQPKHVLLSIEAYEALTGNHRPIADLLHLEEDLELELPKASGLARAAEFD, encoded by the coding sequence ATGACCAGAATGAGTGCCAGAGAGTTCAATCAACAAGTCAGTAGAGCCCGCCAGGCCGCGCTTGAGGATCCGGTCTTCATTACTGAGCGGGGACAGCCCAAGCATGTCCTGCTGAGCATTGAGGCTTATGAAGCCCTGACCGGCAATCACCGCCCCATTGCCGATCTCCTGCACTTGGAGGAGGATCTGGAGCTTGAACTTCCCAAGGCTTCAGGGTTAGCACGCGCCGCAGAGTTCGATTGA
- a CDS encoding type II toxin-antitoxin system VapC family toxin: MNGILLDTNVISELRKVNAGRADPQVAQWAAGVQTSQLYLSVITVQELEMGILLRERRDTQQGAALRLWFERQVLPTFAGRILPVTLAVARQCAALNLPDPKPERDGLIAATALVHNLMMATRNTKDFQGTGVQLLNPWQSDTIH, encoded by the coding sequence TTGAACGGCATTCTGCTGGATACCAACGTCATCTCGGAACTGCGGAAAGTGAATGCTGGTCGAGCTGATCCACAGGTGGCGCAGTGGGCCGCTGGAGTGCAGACGAGTCAACTGTATCTGTCGGTCATCACCGTTCAGGAACTGGAGATGGGCATTTTGCTCAGGGAACGCCGGGACACGCAGCAAGGAGCCGCCTTGCGGTTGTGGTTTGAGCGGCAGGTGTTGCCCACCTTCGCAGGGCGAATTCTCCCTGTGACGCTGGCCGTGGCGAGGCAGTGTGCGGCCCTGAACCTTCCAGATCCGAAGCCAGAACGAGACGGGCTGATCGCGGCCACGGCGCTGGTTCACAACCTGATGATGGCCACGCGCAACACCAAAGACTTTCAGGGCACTGGGGTTCAGTTGCTCAATCCTTGGCAGTCCGACACAATCCATTGA
- a CDS encoding M20/M25/M40 family metallo-hydrolase — protein MTHSPGEVAFPDTLLNILGRLPYFQANPHDLWTEQIDNDPFGRRNVYALVRGTGPNTVVLTGHYDVVPVSNYGPHADVAFDPEALLPRLIADLRVNARSEAERRALHDLESGDFLPGRGVLDMKSGLAAGMVALAGFAQQKQRSGNLLFLAVADEEVSSHGARWAAPALANRAEREGWALRLVINLDATGDNGDGSEGQAVYIGTVGKLLVSAFVVGVDTHAGYALDGVNVNFLTSALARAFECNPALTDHSDGVTGTPPTILKQQDLKTVYDVTTPARAWLCVNALTHGMEAQAVLENFTAVAKTALGEALQTLRDRAEALGNHQSAAHGATPLVLTSAQVLDQARINTPDFDEAYARFELTLDPHLDYPTRSAQLTAWLWDASGLLGPAAVLGFASLHYPNTTLRTGEPSVAATLDLVRETLREEEGRLGVHIAERAVFTGISDMSWFGQTDPADIQFVNANTPVTAAHIHAPPAGLPCINLGPWGRDYHQWLERAYAPYCFITLPHLLGTLAQAFLKQGSE, from the coding sequence GTGACCCATTCCCCGGGTGAAGTGGCCTTCCCAGACACTCTCCTGAACATCCTTGGACGCCTGCCCTACTTCCAAGCCAACCCACACGACCTCTGGACGGAGCAGATCGACAACGATCCGTTCGGACGCCGCAACGTCTATGCCTTGGTGCGCGGAACCGGTCCCAACACAGTGGTTCTCACCGGGCATTACGACGTCGTGCCTGTCTCGAACTATGGCCCCCACGCCGACGTTGCCTTCGATCCGGAGGCCCTGCTGCCGCGCCTGATTGCAGACCTGCGCGTCAACGCCCGCAGTGAGGCTGAGCGCCGCGCCCTGCACGACCTTGAGAGTGGTGACTTTTTGCCTGGACGCGGCGTGCTGGACATGAAATCTGGTCTGGCTGCCGGCATGGTGGCGTTGGCCGGGTTCGCCCAACAGAAACAGCGCAGTGGCAACCTGCTGTTCTTGGCTGTGGCCGATGAGGAAGTGAGTTCGCACGGCGCGCGCTGGGCGGCCCCTGCCCTTGCGAACCGGGCGGAACGCGAGGGGTGGGCGCTGCGGCTGGTGATTAACCTGGACGCGACCGGCGACAACGGTGACGGCAGCGAAGGGCAAGCGGTTTACATCGGTACCGTCGGGAAGCTTCTCGTCTCTGCTTTCGTGGTAGGCGTCGATACCCATGCCGGGTACGCGCTGGACGGTGTGAACGTCAACTTCCTCACCAGTGCACTGGCCCGCGCTTTCGAGTGCAATCCGGCCCTGACGGATCACAGTGACGGCGTCACGGGAACCCCGCCCACCATCCTCAAGCAGCAGGACCTCAAAACCGTCTACGACGTGACCACACCTGCCCGGGCGTGGCTGTGTGTCAATGCCCTGACGCACGGCATGGAAGCGCAGGCGGTTCTGGAGAACTTCACGGCAGTGGCCAAGACCGCTCTGGGTGAGGCCCTGCAGACTCTCCGTGACCGGGCTGAAGCGCTTGGCAACCATCAAAGCGCCGCCCACGGAGCCACGCCCCTGGTTCTGACCTCCGCACAGGTGCTGGATCAGGCCAGAATCAACACACCAGATTTCGACGAGGCGTATGCGAGGTTCGAGCTGACCCTCGACCCGCACCTCGACTATCCGACCCGGAGCGCACAGCTGACGGCGTGGTTGTGGGACGCGTCGGGGCTGCTCGGACCGGCGGCTGTTCTGGGGTTTGCCTCACTGCACTACCCGAACACCACACTGAGGACCGGCGAACCCAGCGTGGCGGCTACGCTTGATCTCGTCCGCGAAACCCTGCGTGAGGAGGAGGGACGGCTCGGGGTGCACATCGCGGAGCGGGCTGTATTTACCGGCATCAGTGACATGAGCTGGTTTGGGCAGACAGACCCGGCCGACATTCAGTTCGTGAACGCGAACACACCGGTCACCGCAGCGCACATTCATGCGCCGCCGGCGGGCTTGCCGTGCATCAACCTGGGGCCGTGGGGCCGCGACTATCACCAGTGGCTCGAACGCGCATACGCTCCGTATTGTTTCATTACCCTGCCGCACCTTCTGGGCACCCTGGCACAGGCTTTTCTAAAGCAGGGTTCCGAATAG
- a CDS encoding ParB/RepB/Spo0J family partition protein: MRSCSVPSKRQALTGRRSQVGVSATPVNVSTGHLLPVQSTELAAGGEDLVAFWIPLCDLDPSLFQYRYTVDQQAVEALAHSIEAQDLYQPITVRPVGPSGRYQVVLGHRRLAAFQRLDRSAIPAIVRDYDDAQVVRAVLDENLRREDVNLFEQTEG; encoded by the coding sequence GTGAGGTCATGCAGCGTGCCGAGTAAACGCCAGGCACTCACGGGCCGCCGCAGTCAGGTGGGTGTTTCCGCCACGCCAGTGAACGTGTCGACCGGTCACCTCCTCCCGGTGCAGTCCACTGAACTGGCCGCCGGTGGGGAAGACCTAGTAGCCTTCTGGATTCCCCTCTGCGACCTCGACCCGAGTCTCTTCCAGTACCGCTACACGGTAGATCAGCAGGCGGTGGAGGCCCTGGCCCACTCAATCGAGGCTCAAGACCTCTACCAGCCGATCACGGTACGCCCCGTCGGGCCATCTGGACGCTACCAGGTGGTGCTCGGTCACCGGCGTCTGGCTGCCTTCCAGCGACTGGACCGCTCGGCCATTCCCGCTATCGTCCGCGACTACGACGACGCTCAGGTGGTACGGGCGGTGCTCGACGAGAACCTGCGCCGCGAGGACGTGAACCTCTTCGAGCAGACCGAGGGGTAG
- a CDS encoding replication initiation protein, translating into MLARSRARTLDHRDVHLPGGSEFSAEGGELRLGRSSELEIALAEPVVRSIRASYLKPLDYDFLRSLSQPLTRSLFRLLDARRYDPLNLINALPSLRAGLIERG; encoded by the coding sequence ATGCTGGCGCGAAGCCGAGCGCGAACGCTGGATCACCGTGACGTTCACCTACCTGGCGGGTCTGAATTTAGCGCCGAGGGCGGGGAGTTGCGGCTCGGGCGCAGCAGTGAACTGGAGATTGCACTGGCCGAGCCGGTTGTGCGAAGTATCCGTGCGTCGTACCTCAAACCGCTGGACTATGATTTTTTGCGGTCGCTGTCCCAGCCACTAACCCGGTCCCTTTTCCGGTTGCTCGATGCCCGGCGCTACGATCCACTCAACCTCATCAATGCGTTGCCCTCGCTCCGCGCTGGTTTGATCGAGCGCGGCTAA
- a CDS encoding NAD-dependent epimerase/dehydratase family protein produces the protein MHRMLISGGAGFIGSHVARRAQAAGYHVTVIDNLSSGKMENLPEGVTFVHVDVRDRASVLDAVMAAAPDVISHQAAQVSVSESVQDPHFDAAVNIIGLLNVLEAARQAGTRRIVFASSGGAIYGEVPEGQRAQVEWQASPISPYAVSKLAGEGYLQAYRAQFGLEFTSLRYANVYGPRQNPHGEAGVVAVFVNRLLAGQALQINAMETLDDDGCIRDYVYVADVARANILAAAGVLPDVINIGTGIPVSTRTLAETIAELGGLKLELMTGPHRAGDIKHSQIDPAVCEHFLGEMTALRTGLVATIESFRAALATPF, from the coding sequence ATGCATCGTATGTTAATCAGCGGCGGCGCGGGATTCATCGGCAGTCATGTGGCCCGTCGTGCTCAAGCAGCTGGATATCACGTCACTGTGATTGACAACTTATCGAGTGGCAAGATGGAAAATTTGCCAGAAGGTGTAACTTTCGTTCATGTAGACGTACGCGACCGGGCAAGCGTATTAGACGCGGTGATGGCTGCCGCGCCGGATGTGATCAGTCATCAGGCGGCGCAGGTGAGCGTTTCCGAGAGCGTCCAAGATCCACACTTCGATGCGGCAGTCAATATAATTGGCTTGTTGAATGTGCTCGAAGCGGCACGACAGGCGGGAACCCGGCGAATCGTGTTTGCTTCATCCGGCGGTGCCATTTACGGCGAGGTGCCGGAAGGGCAGCGGGCGCAGGTAGAGTGGCAGGCCTCGCCAATCAGCCCGTACGCAGTCAGCAAGCTCGCAGGGGAGGGTTATCTGCAAGCGTACCGGGCGCAGTTCGGGCTGGAGTTTACCTCGTTGCGGTACGCCAACGTCTACGGACCCAGACAGAATCCGCACGGTGAGGCGGGCGTGGTGGCAGTGTTCGTCAACAGACTCCTCGCCGGGCAGGCGCTGCAAATTAACGCCATGGAAACGCTGGACGACGACGGTTGCATCCGGGATTACGTGTACGTTGCGGACGTCGCGCGAGCGAACATCCTGGCGGCGGCGGGGGTCTTACCGGATGTGATCAATATTGGTACCGGCATACCGGTTAGCACCCGGACGCTGGCAGAAACAATAGCGGAACTCGGCGGACTGAAACTGGAACTGATGACAGGGCCGCACAGAGCAGGTGATATTAAGCACTCGCAGATTGACCCGGCGGTGTGTGAGCACTTTCTCGGAGAAATGACCGCGTTGCGAACCGGACTGGTGGCGACGATTGAATCGTTTCGGGCGGCACTCGCCACCCCATTTTGA
- a CDS encoding transposase, with protein sequence MRKQRKKWPTETKEQIVLAILGGQLNVAEAARQHGVNESLIHIRKDQFLEASRTPLARD encoded by the coding sequence ATGAGAAAACAACGAAAAAAGTGGCCGACCGAGACCAAAGAGCAGATCGTGCTGGCTATACTCGGTGGCCAGCTCAACGTGGCAGAGGCGGCCCGGCAGCACGGCGTCAATGAAAGCCTGATTCACATTCGGAAAGATCAATTTCTCGAGGCAAGCCGTACACCTTTAGCAAGAGACTAA
- a CDS encoding transposase — protein MALKLLKGLPAEVRDSSKTIHLLADSGFSSKDFIKGVIALNFAGFIGMRGDRKTSTGQKLREITTPGRKIQLYDLPGVDLWVSWVWFTAKKGDAQEQRLRSGVVNRVRSRRFIVSTVSRMGRAIKGTGRLHWKIEALFKTLKSRFGLGKFGQYSKLGVLRHGCLSLLSYSEWLDRPNTGYPTWPNWGALAQQVRRKFST, from the coding sequence TTGGCGCTCAAGCTCCTGAAAGGACTTCCAGCGGAAGTCCGCGACAGCAGCAAGACGATTCACCTGCTCGCAGACAGTGGGTTCAGCAGCAAGGATTTCATCAAAGGTGTCATCGCCTTAAATTTTGCTGGGTTCATCGGTATGCGGGGCGACCGCAAAACCAGCACTGGCCAGAAGCTTCGAGAAATTACGACCCCAGGCCGGAAGATCCAACTTTATGATCTGCCGGGCGTAGACCTCTGGGTAAGCTGGGTCTGGTTTACAGCCAAGAAAGGCGATGCTCAGGAGCAGCGATTGAGGAGTGGCGTGGTCAACCGCGTCCGTTCACGACGATTTATCGTGTCAACGGTCTCACGGATGGGTCGGGCCATCAAGGGTACGGGCAGACTACACTGGAAAATTGAAGCCCTCTTCAAAACCCTTAAGAGTCGCTTCGGTTTGGGTAAGTTCGGCCAATACAGCAAATTGGGAGTGCTGCGCCATGGTTGCCTGAGCCTGTTGAGCTATTCTGAGTGGTTAGATCGCCCGAATACGGGCTATCCAACGTGGCCGAACTGGGGCGCATTGGCACAGCAGGTGAGACGGAAATTCTCCACCTAG
- a CDS encoding sugar transferase, giving the protein MPLLLFWGVGMGVARLVFRRQMPPVLLGVCSGETNLLPSESRVHYVRLEHPDEIRLAEIDALLFDSRYALTPEWRKLILQAQTAGTPILTLAELNEELYGRVALEDLHITGLKTVESHDTYAVVKQVLDVMAVFLSLPILLPISLIVALLVAFDTGRPILFLQWRIGERGKPFRIVKFRTMKRDSESNGAAFASVGDLRVTQLGYLLRKYRLDEIPQFLNVLRGEMSIIGPRPEQKAFVEEFERKIDFYAVRHLVKPGITGWAQVMQGYAAGADETLEKLRYDIFYIRNFSFWLDARIVAKTVWTILTGFGAR; this is encoded by the coding sequence ATGCCGCTTTTGCTGTTTTGGGGAGTAGGCATGGGTGTCGCTCGGTTGGTGTTTCGGCGTCAGATGCCTCCTGTATTGCTCGGTGTGTGCTCAGGAGAAACAAACCTGCTGCCTTCAGAATCGCGGGTACATTATGTCCGCCTGGAACACCCGGATGAAATCCGACTGGCAGAAATTGATGCGTTGCTATTCGACTCAAGATATGCCTTAACTCCAGAATGGCGAAAGCTGATCCTCCAAGCACAGACGGCAGGGACGCCAATCTTGACATTGGCTGAGCTGAATGAAGAACTGTACGGCCGTGTTGCTCTTGAGGATCTACATATAACTGGCCTCAAGACCGTTGAATCTCATGACACTTATGCAGTCGTCAAACAAGTATTAGACGTTATGGCTGTGTTCCTATCTCTGCCCATACTTCTGCCAATATCTCTTATCGTTGCGCTGTTGGTGGCCTTTGATACGGGGCGGCCGATATTGTTTTTGCAGTGGAGAATTGGGGAGAGAGGTAAACCCTTTCGTATCGTAAAGTTCCGCACAATGAAGCGCGATTCTGAATCCAATGGTGCTGCTTTCGCGTCCGTGGGAGACCTTCGGGTAACTCAACTCGGATACTTGCTCCGAAAATACAGACTAGATGAAATCCCTCAGTTTCTGAATGTTTTACGTGGCGAGATGAGCATCATCGGCCCTCGCCCAGAGCAAAAAGCGTTTGTAGAAGAATTTGAGCGTAAGATTGATTTCTATGCAGTTAGGCATTTGGTTAAGCCAGGCATTACTGGTTGGGCGCAGGTGATGCAGGGATACGCTGCTGGCGCTGATGAAACGCTAGAGAAGTTGCGCTACGACATTTTCTACATTAGGAATTTTTCATTTTGGTTGGATGCGCGTATCGTCGCCAAGACAGTGTGGACAATATTGACTGGCTTTGGTGCCCGGTAA
- a CDS encoding nucleotide sugar dehydrogenase: protein MKNATKAESEVTSAVRLIEKIKQHTARIGVVGLGYVGLPFLVEKAKVGFHVVGIDRNERRADMVARGENYIGDVRDEDLKEVVQQGLVTTTTDFETISDLDVIVICVPTPLDRNLSPDLSYVRSVTTEIACHLRPGQLVSLESTTYPGTTEEVMKPILEASGLRAGVDFFLAHSPERVDPGNARYTTKNTNKVVGGNDPQSLEVALVFYQQTIEHVVAVSSAKAAEMVKVYENTFRAVNIALANEIALLCDRMDINVWEVLDAAFTKPFGIMPFYPGPGVGGHCIPLDPHYLEWKAREYNFQTHFIALAGETNRKMPEFVVEKAARVLNQARKPLNGSGVLLLGMAYKSDLDDYRESPALEIYRLLERAGAWVTFHDSWTPEINEHGVHAHGVALSDEALEAADLVIITTRHSNVDYARVVEKAQLVLDTRYATRGLESEKVTLL, encoded by the coding sequence GTGAAAAATGCCACTAAAGCCGAATCAGAAGTCACCAGCGCCGTTAGGTTAATTGAGAAGATAAAACAGCATACCGCTCGAATCGGCGTGGTCGGCCTGGGATACGTTGGTCTGCCTTTTTTAGTTGAGAAGGCTAAGGTCGGCTTTCATGTAGTGGGGATTGACCGGAATGAACGCCGAGCCGATATGGTGGCGCGTGGAGAAAATTATATTGGTGACGTGCGCGACGAAGATCTGAAGGAAGTTGTACAGCAAGGGTTGGTGACCACAACCACCGACTTTGAGACCATATCCGACCTCGATGTGATCGTAATCTGTGTTCCCACGCCTCTGGACCGGAACCTCAGTCCGGATCTCAGTTACGTCAGGAGCGTGACCACCGAGATCGCGTGCCACCTCCGCCCTGGTCAACTCGTCAGCCTAGAGAGCACGACCTACCCGGGTACGACCGAGGAGGTCATGAAGCCCATTTTGGAGGCCAGTGGCCTGCGGGCCGGAGTGGACTTTTTTCTGGCGCATTCCCCGGAGCGGGTCGACCCCGGCAACGCGCGCTACACCACCAAGAACACCAATAAGGTGGTGGGCGGCAACGACCCGCAGAGTCTTGAGGTGGCGCTCGTGTTCTACCAGCAGACCATCGAGCATGTCGTGGCCGTGAGCAGTGCCAAAGCTGCGGAGATGGTCAAGGTGTATGAAAACACCTTCCGTGCCGTGAACATCGCTCTGGCCAACGAGATCGCCCTGCTGTGCGACCGTATGGACATCAATGTCTGGGAAGTGCTCGACGCCGCATTTACCAAGCCCTTCGGCATCATGCCCTTCTATCCTGGCCCAGGCGTGGGCGGACACTGCATTCCGCTCGACCCCCATTACTTAGAGTGGAAAGCACGCGAGTACAACTTCCAGACCCACTTCATCGCCCTCGCCGGGGAAACCAACCGCAAAATGCCGGAATTCGTAGTGGAAAAGGCGGCACGGGTGCTGAACCAGGCCCGCAAGCCGCTGAACGGTTCGGGGGTCTTGCTGCTCGGTATGGCCTACAAAAGTGATCTCGACGATTACCGTGAGTCGCCCGCGCTGGAGATCTACAGGTTGCTGGAGCGTGCCGGAGCATGGGTCACGTTTCATGACTCTTGGACCCCCGAGATCAATGAACACGGCGTCCACGCCCACGGCGTCGCCCTGAGCGACGAGGCGCTGGAAGCAGCTGACCTCGTGATTATCACGACCCGCCACAGCAACGTGGACTACGCGCGCGTCGTGGAAAAGGCCCAGCTTGTGCTCGATACCCGCTACGCAACGCGTGGTCTCGAAAGTGAAAAGGTAACTCTGCTGTGA
- a CDS encoding Gfo/Idh/MocA family protein, which translates to MKRFALIGAAGYIAPRHLKAIKDTGNTLVAAFDPFDSVGIMDSHFPDAEFFTHPEQFESHLHDLRRAGRGVDMISICSPNHLHDSHIRLALRAGADALCEKPLVLHPQDIHNLKAIEAETGRRVWTILQLRTHTALLKLKKELDAQPNSGIKDVDLSYVTSRGVWYQRSWKGRLEQSGGLASNIGVHFFDMLTWLFGDVQHAEVHERSDMVTAGFLQLERARVRWFLSVNMADVPQELRARGQRTYRSITMDGQEIEFSEGFTDLHNIVYQRTLAGNGFSLDDTLGAIETVARLRTLPLVTPEATRRHPLLPDARRPVDV; encoded by the coding sequence GTGAAGCGCTTCGCCTTGATCGGTGCGGCCGGATACATTGCCCCCCGCCACCTGAAAGCCATCAAGGACACCGGCAACACTCTGGTGGCCGCCTTCGATCCCTTTGACTCGGTCGGTATCATGGACTCGCACTTCCCGGACGCCGAGTTCTTCACCCATCCCGAGCAGTTCGAGAGCCATCTGCATGACCTCCGCCGGGCAGGCCGGGGTGTGGACATGATCAGTATCTGCAGCCCTAATCACCTGCATGATTCGCATATCCGGCTGGCCCTGCGGGCCGGTGCGGACGCCCTGTGCGAAAAACCACTTGTGCTGCATCCGCAGGACATCCACAACCTCAAAGCCATTGAGGCGGAAACGGGTCGGCGGGTCTGGACGATTCTACAGTTGCGCACGCACACAGCCCTGCTCAAGCTCAAGAAGGAGCTCGACGCACAGCCTAATTCAGGAATCAAGGACGTAGACCTCTCCTATGTGACGAGCCGCGGCGTATGGTATCAGCGCAGCTGGAAAGGCCGCTTGGAGCAGAGCGGCGGTCTGGCCAGCAACATCGGCGTCCACTTCTTCGACATGCTGACCTGGCTGTTCGGCGACGTGCAACATGCGGAGGTGCATGAGCGCAGCGACATGGTCACAGCTGGGTTTCTGCAGCTCGAACGCGCCCGTGTGCGCTGGTTCCTGTCGGTGAATATGGCTGACGTGCCGCAGGAGCTGCGGGCCAGAGGCCAGCGTACCTACCGGTCCATCACCATGGACGGCCAAGAGATCGAGTTTAGCGAGGGCTTCACCGATCTCCACAACATCGTGTATCAGCGCACGCTGGCAGGCAACGGCTTCAGCCTCGACGACACGCTCGGTGCCATCGAGACCGTCGCGCGGCTGCGAACCCTGCCGTTGGTTACCCCGGAGGCCACCCGACGTCACCCTTTACTCCCCGATGCTCGTCGCCCCGTGGATGTGTGA
- a CDS encoding acyltransferase has protein sequence MIWWKHDSAVVDDGAQIGSGTKVWHFSHVMPGAVVGKGCSLGQNVFVANQVTIGNGVKIQNNVSVYEGVILEDYVFCGPSMVFTNVRTPRSEFPRNTSADYAVTRVKRGASIGANATVVCGITLHEGAFVAAGAVVTKDVPAYAMVAGVPARQIGWMGASGDLLDFTGGDTVTDSLQHTYQKISDTEIRRIV, from the coding sequence GTGATCTGGTGGAAGCATGACAGCGCCGTTGTGGATGACGGTGCCCAGATCGGCAGCGGCACGAAGGTCTGGCACTTCAGCCATGTGATGCCGGGGGCGGTGGTCGGCAAAGGCTGCTCGCTCGGTCAGAACGTGTTCGTGGCCAACCAAGTCACTATCGGCAACGGCGTCAAAATTCAGAACAACGTCAGTGTCTACGAGGGTGTGATCTTGGAGGACTACGTCTTCTGCGGACCCAGCATGGTCTTCACCAATGTCCGCACGCCCCGGAGCGAGTTCCCCCGCAATACGAGTGCTGACTACGCTGTCACCCGCGTTAAGCGGGGAGCCAGTATCGGTGCCAATGCCACCGTCGTCTGCGGTATAACCTTGCACGAGGGGGCCTTTGTGGCCGCTGGCGCGGTCGTAACGAAGGACGTCCCTGCCTATGCGATGGTCGCGGGCGTGCCTGCCCGGCAGATCGGCTGGATGGGTGCCAGCGGTGACCTGCTCGACTTCACGGGCGGCGACACCGTAACGGACAGCCTCCAGCACACTTACCAGAAGATCAGCGATACCGAGATCAGGAGAATCGTATGA